A genomic segment from Candidatus Cloacimonadota bacterium encodes:
- a CDS encoding DUF4139 domain-containing protein yields MLAIALAILALPIVAEDWITIYNDDLSLVRGNFELELEAGLQDYNFDDISSRIDAPTVIVRSLDGGVRVAEQNYEYDLAGKRQIIAKYLDREVELFTKDGERVIGTLKFFDTTSYGVIEKGSQRLIVIADSQVQLLKLAELPTNFYTKPTLHWSLIANKAGKHPLQLSYLTGGLSWDVSYNAIWDEETLALNSWVTIKNQSGKSFEDVTLKLIAGDINRIREEYDFYAKNIRYMDVAMGAESPAPSFEEKAFHDFHMYTLDQKVSFANNQTKQLELYPTQNIKAEQVYEYPIWGDGVKSIIKFKNTEANGIGKPLPKGKIRVYMQDSDDNLEFIGEDNIKHTSKNEEVNITTGKAFDLVASTLVKDIKDLGKKVSERDIQVTLRNNSSESKAINVIYTLGSNTRITEVKDGHEYSMDTNRKVRFPIQVEPDAQVILTFTERTEY; encoded by the coding sequence ATTCTGGCAATTGCCCTTGCCATATTGGCTTTGCCAATCGTGGCGGAGGATTGGATAACCATTTATAATGATGATCTTTCCCTGGTTCGTGGTAATTTTGAACTGGAACTGGAAGCCGGGCTGCAGGATTATAATTTTGACGATATCAGCTCTCGCATCGACGCGCCTACTGTGATTGTGCGCTCTTTGGATGGCGGAGTGCGCGTTGCGGAACAAAATTATGAATATGACCTGGCTGGAAAAAGACAGATTATCGCGAAATATCTGGATCGCGAAGTGGAGCTTTTCACCAAGGACGGCGAACGCGTGATCGGAACCCTAAAGTTTTTTGATACAACAAGTTATGGGGTGATTGAAAAAGGCAGCCAGCGCTTGATTGTGATTGCTGACAGCCAGGTGCAGCTTCTGAAATTGGCAGAGCTGCCCACAAACTTTTACACCAAACCCACCCTGCACTGGAGCCTGATTGCAAACAAAGCGGGCAAACACCCTCTGCAGCTAAGTTATCTCACTGGCGGCCTCAGTTGGGACGTTAGCTACAACGCCATTTGGGATGAAGAAACCCTGGCGCTGAATTCCTGGGTGACCATCAAAAACCAAAGCGGCAAATCCTTTGAGGATGTGACCCTGAAGCTAATCGCCGGAGACATCAACCGCATCCGCGAAGAATATGATTTTTATGCTAAAAACATCAGGTATATGGATGTCGCCATGGGAGCCGAAAGCCCCGCACCCAGCTTTGAAGAAAAGGCTTTCCACGATTTCCATATGTACACCCTGGATCAAAAAGTCTCCTTCGCAAACAACCAGACCAAACAACTGGAACTGTATCCCACACAAAACATTAAGGCTGAACAAGTGTATGAATACCCCATTTGGGGCGACGGTGTGAAAAGCATCATTAAATTCAAGAACACCGAAGCCAACGGGATTGGCAAACCTTTGCCCAAGGGGAAAATACGGGTTTATATGCAGGATAGTGATGACAATCTGGAATTCATCGGTGAAGACAATATCAAACACACCAGCAAAAACGAAGAAGTGAACATCACAACCGGAAAAGCCTTCGACCTGGTGGCTTCCACTCTGGTGAAAGATATCAAAGACCTGGGCAAAAAAGTGAGCGAACGCGACATTCAGGTCACCCTGCGCAATAACTCCAGCGAAAGCAAAGCCATCAATGTGATTTACACCCTGGGCTCAAACACCCGCATCACCGAAGTGAAGGATGGTCATGAATATAGTATGGATACAAACCGCAAGGTTCGCTTCCCCATCCAGGTTGAACCTGATGCACAGGTGATTCTCACCTTCACGGAAAGAACAGAATACTAA
- the xth gene encoding exodeoxyribonuclease III: MTLKLWSWNVNGLRAVMNKDFMAVLQRESPDWLGLQETKLHEHQIPPQLSTPDGYHVYWSHAQRKGYSGTAVLSKTEPLSVSEGLGVEEFDTEGRTIRCEYESFIIYNIYFPNGQMNDERLDFKLRFYDTCLQKMEKDRATGKMVIVTGDYNTAHKEIDLANPKANENTSGFLPIERAWLDKITELGWMDTFRMFHPEPKRYSWWSYRSGARPRNVGWRIDYFFVNSEAKDRVVDADIRDDIMGSDHCPVTLEITLP; this comes from the coding sequence TTGACTCTGAAACTATGGTCTTGGAACGTGAACGGTCTGCGTGCCGTTATGAACAAGGATTTCATGGCCGTTCTGCAGCGCGAAAGCCCCGATTGGCTTGGCCTGCAGGAAACGAAATTGCATGAACACCAGATCCCGCCACAACTTTCAACCCCAGATGGTTACCACGTTTATTGGTCTCACGCGCAGCGCAAAGGCTATTCCGGAACGGCGGTGCTTTCGAAAACCGAACCGCTTTCGGTTAGCGAAGGCCTCGGAGTGGAGGAATTTGACACCGAAGGTCGCACAATCCGCTGCGAATATGAGAGCTTCATTATCTACAATATCTATTTCCCAAATGGGCAAATGAATGATGAGCGCCTGGATTTCAAATTGCGTTTTTACGATACCTGCCTCCAGAAGATGGAAAAAGACCGCGCCACTGGGAAAATGGTAATCGTGACAGGCGATTACAACACCGCCCACAAGGAAATCGACCTCGCGAATCCCAAGGCAAATGAAAATACCAGCGGCTTTTTGCCCATCGAACGGGCATGGCTGGATAAAATCACCGAACTGGGCTGGATGGACACATTCAGGATGTTTCACCCCGAGCCAAAACGTTATTCCTGGTGGAGTTACCGCTCCGGAGCCCGCCCCAGAAACGTCGGCTGGAGAATAGATTATTTCTTTGTGAACAGTGAAGCCAAAGACCGCGTTGTGGATGCCGATATCCGGGACGATATCATGGGCTCAGACCATTGCCCGGTGACTCTGGAAATCACCTTACCATAA
- a CDS encoding STAS domain-containing protein, with product MKIDLSFSGDRALMTVEGYLNSENADNFQKKLNEVLDSQARYLDIDLFECKNISSIGIGKLLLFYKDFVGKGGELEVIRSSEPIFELFNTLKLNQLFLVNLE from the coding sequence ATGAAAATCGATTTGTCTTTTTCTGGAGACAGAGCGCTGATGACGGTGGAAGGTTATCTAAACAGCGAAAATGCCGATAACTTTCAGAAAAAACTGAACGAAGTGTTGGATTCGCAGGCGCGTTATCTGGACATCGATCTTTTTGAATGTAAAAACATCAGCAGCATCGGCATCGGCAAGCTCTTGCTTTTTTACAAGGATTTTGTGGGCAAAGGTGGCGAACTTGAGGTGATACGCAGTTCCGAGCCCATCTTCGAGCTTTTCAACACCCTGAAGCTGAACCAGCTTTTTTTAGTGAATTTGGAATGA
- a CDS encoding chromate transporter, whose product MTYLTLLWTFFKIGIFGFGGGYAILAMIQQEVVVHNAWLTQSEFMDVVAISQMTPGPIAINAATFVGYKQAGVLGSLLCTFGVVLPSLIIMLIITLTYIKLREQPWFKNIFQKLRWVTLGLIGAALYIVAKDAFPDLFSVILFLACLVVYTRFKMNPIVLMLIAAVAGMVFA is encoded by the coding sequence ATGACATATCTGACACTGCTTTGGACCTTTTTCAAAATCGGGATTTTTGGTTTTGGCGGCGGATATGCCATCCTGGCAATGATTCAGCAGGAAGTGGTGGTCCACAATGCCTGGCTCACCCAATCCGAATTTATGGATGTGGTTGCCATATCCCAGATGACGCCAGGCCCCATCGCCATAAACGCAGCCACCTTCGTGGGTTACAAACAAGCCGGTGTTCTCGGTTCGCTGTTGTGCACCTTTGGCGTTGTGCTGCCTTCGCTCATCATCATGCTGATTATCACTCTCACCTACATCAAGCTGCGCGAGCAACCCTGGTTCAAAAACATCTTCCAAAAACTCCGTTGGGTCACGCTTGGCCTCATCGGCGCTGCGCTCTATATCGTTGCCAAAGATGCTTTTCCGGATTTATTTTCGGTGATTCTGTTTTTGGCTTGTCTCGTGGTTTACACCCGTTTTAAAATGAACCCCATCGTATTGATGTTGATTGCCGCTGTCGCGGGCATGGTTTTCGCGTGA
- the fusA gene encoding elongation factor G: MNSESDSPLRKIRNIGIMAHIDAGKTTTTERILFYTGFLHRMGEVHDGNAFTDWMEQERERGITITSATVSCVWKDTHINIIDTPGHVDFTAEVERSLRVLDGAVGVFCAVAGVEPQSETVWHQADRYKVPRLAYVNKMDRPGADYEKAISMIHERLTPLARAINIPIGAEDCFKGVIDLISMKAWFFDPLTKGSETHQEEIPSDMLAYATKQRNELLEHVAEFDDELLSAYLEGEEIPEAWLRRAIRKGTLQGRFIPVLCGSSLRNKGVQLLLEGIRDFLPSPLDVPPAVGFNPQNKEEIQLDPDPNGPFVGLAFKVQTDKYVGKLVYVRVYSGTLKKGANFHNQSNGKRERVSRLLQMMSNRKNDLNELHAGDIGAFVGCRFLSTGDTITDGSLDVQLSSINFPDCVISIAIEPKTKADQEALGDALAHLEEEDPTFRVSVDKDSGQTLISGMGELHLEVIVDRLRREFNVSANVGNPQVSYKESITKAVECEETFIRDMNGKGNYAKVKFRLSPLAHDETATHGKNRFVNLVGADKIPTEYFKPIEEAALNALNDGPLISGQMERVKIELIDGDFNPVDSNELAFRIATSMAVGKGLLEAAPVLMEPIMQLSVLSPDDFVGDIISDINAKRGQITVLRRHNDYQQEILAELPLSELFGYSTRIRSLSQGRAVYSLEFRKYEITPAQVQSAVLRRIRGY; this comes from the coding sequence ATGAACAGCGAATCCGACAGTCCGCTACGAAAAATTAGAAATATCGGCATCATGGCCCATATCGATGCCGGGAAGACCACCACCACAGAGCGGATTCTGTTTTACACTGGTTTTTTGCACAGAATGGGCGAAGTCCATGATGGCAACGCTTTCACGGACTGGATGGAACAGGAGCGTGAACGTGGCATAACCATCACATCCGCCACAGTTTCCTGTGTTTGGAAAGACACGCATATCAATATCATCGACACTCCCGGACATGTGGATTTCACGGCGGAGGTGGAGCGCAGCCTGCGCGTTTTGGACGGCGCGGTGGGCGTTTTTTGCGCTGTGGCGGGGGTGGAGCCCCAATCCGAAACCGTTTGGCATCAAGCGGATCGCTACAAGGTGCCGCGTTTGGCCTACGTGAACAAAATGGATCGTCCCGGTGCGGATTACGAAAAAGCCATCAGCATGATCCACGAACGTTTAACACCTCTGGCGCGCGCGATAAATATTCCCATCGGAGCCGAAGACTGTTTTAAGGGCGTGATTGATCTCATCTCCATGAAAGCCTGGTTTTTCGATCCCCTCACCAAAGGCAGCGAAACTCACCAGGAGGAAATCCCTTCCGACATGCTGGCATATGCCACCAAACAACGCAACGAACTTTTGGAACACGTCGCGGAATTTGACGATGAACTGCTGTCTGCCTATCTGGAAGGAGAGGAAATCCCCGAAGCGTGGCTGCGACGTGCCATCCGCAAGGGTACTCTGCAAGGACGTTTCATTCCTGTGCTTTGCGGATCCTCACTGAGAAACAAGGGTGTGCAACTGCTTTTGGAAGGCATCCGCGATTTTCTGCCATCCCCTCTGGATGTGCCTCCCGCGGTGGGTTTTAACCCCCAGAACAAGGAGGAAATCCAGCTCGATCCAGACCCCAATGGACCCTTTGTGGGCCTGGCTTTCAAGGTTCAAACCGATAAGTATGTGGGCAAATTGGTTTACGTGCGGGTATATTCCGGAACCCTGAAAAAGGGCGCCAATTTCCACAATCAAAGCAATGGGAAACGCGAACGCGTATCCCGCCTTTTGCAGATGATGAGCAATCGCAAAAATGACCTTAACGAACTGCACGCTGGAGACATCGGCGCTTTTGTGGGCTGTCGTTTTCTCAGCACGGGAGACACCATCACCGATGGCAGCCTTGATGTCCAACTCAGCAGCATCAACTTCCCGGATTGCGTCATCTCGATTGCCATCGAACCCAAAACCAAAGCTGATCAGGAAGCCTTGGGTGACGCGCTGGCGCATCTGGAGGAAGAAGACCCCACCTTCCGTGTGAGCGTGGATAAAGATAGCGGCCAAACCCTGATTTCCGGCATGGGGGAGCTGCATCTGGAAGTGATTGTGGACAGGCTGCGCCGGGAATTCAACGTCTCCGCGAACGTTGGCAATCCCCAGGTTTCATATAAAGAAAGCATCACCAAGGCTGTGGAATGCGAAGAAACCTTCATCCGCGATATGAACGGCAAGGGAAATTATGCCAAGGTGAAGTTCCGTCTTTCCCCGCTGGCGCATGATGAGACTGCCACACACGGCAAAAACCGGTTTGTAAACCTGGTGGGCGCGGATAAAATTCCCACAGAATATTTCAAACCCATCGAAGAAGCCGCCCTGAACGCTCTCAACGACGGACCTCTCATCAGCGGCCAGATGGAACGCGTGAAAATTGAACTGATTGATGGAGATTTTAACCCCGTGGATTCCAATGAGTTAGCCTTCCGCATTGCCACTTCCATGGCGGTGGGAAAAGGCCTGCTCGAAGCGGCGCCGGTTTTGATGGAACCCATTATGCAGCTTTCGGTTCTGAGCCCGGACGACTTTGTGGGAGACATCATTTCGGATATCAACGCCAAACGCGGCCAGATAACGGTTTTGCGCCGTCACAATGATTATCAACAAGAAATCCTGGCGGAACTGCCGCTGTCGGAATTGTTTGGCTATTCCACCCGCATCCGTTCTCTCAGCCAGGGACGCGCGGTTTACAGCCTGGAATTTCGCAAATATGAGATTACCCCCGCGCAGGTGCAAAGTGCCGTGCTGAGACGCATCCGGGGCTATTAG
- a CDS encoding response regulator — MNRLSILIVDDSPEIVQTLSSLLNIHGYKTETALSGSEALRKARKKLYDIVVCDIEMPGINGLEFLERIRRDGHEQEVILMTGYMEQAYFIQAIRLGASDFFTKPIDIPAMVASIETIAERINFRRRGDKLLNSYERAEFSVVINPIKFTGAGINKIIRPILLKNLDLPQNLLNDILTCADEMLQNAFFHGVLELSPQERLLDLASLREIIESKLRQPHIASRRMRFSIHLDSSRDTIIIRMEDDGNGFDHETWLRRLKQDGVGPNTDAHGRGLAMLYYLSDELEFADGGRQIQVVRKLNRKDPEA, encoded by the coding sequence ATGAACCGTCTCAGCATCCTCATCGTTGACGACAGTCCCGAAATCGTTCAAACTCTCAGCTCTCTGCTGAACATCCATGGCTACAAAACCGAGACCGCGCTCAGCGGCAGCGAAGCTCTGCGCAAGGCGCGCAAAAAACTTTACGACATCGTGGTTTGCGACATCGAAATGCCCGGCATCAACGGCCTTGAATTTTTGGAAAGGATTCGCCGTGACGGCCATGAACAGGAAGTGATTTTGATGACCGGCTATATGGAGCAGGCATATTTCATCCAGGCTATCCGCCTCGGCGCCTCGGATTTTTTCACCAAACCCATCGATATTCCCGCCATGGTGGCGTCCATTGAAACAATCGCCGAACGCATCAATTTCCGCCGCAGAGGTGATAAACTGTTGAACAGCTACGAGCGTGCTGAATTCTCCGTTGTGATCAACCCCATCAAATTCACCGGTGCCGGTATTAACAAAATCATCCGCCCCATTTTGCTGAAAAACCTGGATCTGCCCCAAAATTTGCTGAACGATATCCTGACCTGTGCCGATGAAATGCTGCAAAACGCCTTTTTCCATGGAGTGCTGGAGCTCTCGCCCCAGGAACGCTTGCTCGACCTTGCCAGCCTGCGCGAAATCATCGAATCCAAACTGCGACAGCCACACATCGCTTCGCGCCGGATGCGTTTTTCCATCCATCTGGATAGCTCTCGCGACACCATCATAATCCGGATGGAAGACGACGGCAATGGCTTTGACCACGAAACCTGGCTGCGCAGACTGAAACAGGACGGGGTTGGTCCAAACACCGACGCCCACGGGCGTGGCTTGGCCATGCTCTATTATCTTTCCGACGAACTGGAATTTGCAGACGGAGGCAGGCAAATCCAGGTTGTGCGCAAGCTGAACCGCAAGGACCCGGAGGCATGA
- a CDS encoding chromate transporter — protein sequence MPKASNSLSTIFLTFLKIGAFTIGGGYAMLPLIRREVVEKQGWLSEETFLDGLAAAQSSPGPIAINISIYVGLQVRGKLGMAAAVLGTVLPSLLTIMVIAELFSHYADNPLVRKAFKGLKPALVVLIAVPLFQMVKNAKLDWTNFWVPILSMALVAFLGISPIWLILAAIVFSVLQGLWQARRDK from the coding sequence ATGCCCAAAGCCTCTAACAGCCTTTCAACCATATTTCTCACCTTTCTTAAAATTGGCGCCTTCACCATCGGAGGCGGCTATGCCATGCTTCCTCTCATCCGGCGCGAAGTGGTTGAAAAACAGGGCTGGCTGTCCGAGGAAACTTTTTTGGATGGGCTGGCGGCGGCACAATCCAGCCCGGGCCCAATTGCCATCAATATCAGTATCTACGTGGGTTTGCAGGTGCGTGGCAAACTCGGTATGGCGGCTGCGGTTTTGGGCACGGTTTTGCCCTCCCTGCTCACCATCATGGTGATTGCCGAACTTTTTTCCCACTACGCGGATAATCCCTTGGTACGAAAGGCCTTCAAGGGTCTCAAACCGGCTCTGGTGGTGTTGATTGCCGTCCCGCTTTTCCAAATGGTGAAAAACGCCAAGCTGGATTGGACAAACTTTTGGGTGCCAATTCTTTCCATGGCTCTGGTGGCATTTTTGGGCATCAGCCCCATCTGGCTGATTCTGGCAGCCATCGTTTTCTCCGTTTTACAGGGGCTTTGGCAGGCGCGGAGGGATAAATGA
- a CDS encoding CAP domain-containing protein, which translates to MRKTLFSLALLLMLSFLSAEIINPETYALRVHDEVNESRLRNGLPALIWLEDLAELAQLHSQNMGQKGFFSHLDPEGLRVSARQRKYQPQLLLSGIGENLYRSQSSSRVFDPKRSAQSWMNSPGHRENILNRNYSHSGIGVFLKGDRLYVTQVFATPILKLRTSLPPFFLENIPYLLEFEYLSTQPREGFISFLTTPDPNTRVDVGLEGYYNGSMPLKYSWTEDNTLLFPLEFNYGKGSYILKIGWDDYVYPDMMEFMVR; encoded by the coding sequence ATGCGTAAAACACTTTTCAGTCTCGCACTTTTGCTGATGCTGAGCTTTTTATCCGCTGAAATCATCAATCCCGAAACCTACGCTCTGCGCGTTCACGATGAGGTTAATGAAAGCCGCCTTCGCAACGGCCTGCCGGCTCTGATTTGGCTGGAAGACCTGGCTGAACTGGCGCAACTGCACAGCCAAAATATGGGGCAAAAAGGGTTTTTCAGCCATCTTGACCCTGAAGGGCTGAGAGTTTCAGCACGTCAGAGGAAATATCAGCCTCAATTGCTGCTGTCTGGAATCGGAGAAAATCTTTACCGCAGCCAAAGCAGCAGCCGGGTTTTCGACCCCAAACGCAGTGCCCAGAGCTGGATGAATTCGCCCGGACACCGGGAAAACATTCTGAATCGGAACTATAGCCACAGTGGCATCGGAGTTTTTTTGAAAGGTGACAGGCTGTATGTGACCCAGGTTTTTGCCACGCCCATCCTCAAACTACGCACCTCACTGCCGCCCTTTTTTTTGGAAAATATTCCTTATCTGCTGGAGTTTGAATATCTTTCAACACAGCCACGCGAGGGTTTCATCAGCTTTCTGACAACTCCGGATCCAAACACGAGAGTGGATGTGGGGCTTGAAGGCTACTACAACGGTTCCATGCCGCTAAAATATAGCTGGACAGAGGATAACACCCTCCTTTTTCCTCTGGAATTCAACTACGGCAAAGGCAGCTATATCCTTAAAATTGGTTGGGATGACTATGTATATCCGGATATGATGGAATTTATGGTAAGGTGA
- the murA gene encoding UDP-N-acetylglucosamine 1-carboxyvinyltransferase, whose product MDRFIIEGNRNLSGTIQVSGAKNAILPAMATCLLAPGKSVLRNVPNLIDLKSMAHLLRVLGARVVYGDGMMSIDSRDIVFNEAPYELVSKMRASIYVLGPLLARLGEARVSFPGGCAIGTRPVDLHLSALEALGAKIEIEHGYIHATAEKLIGADIHFAKSSVGATINTLMAAVLAEGETRLFNAAMEPEVDSTIDLLNKMGAKISGAGSTTLIIEGVEELFPVEMQMISDRIEAGTFLIVGAMSTQPITVENLEPKHLDILLDKLRLAGCELEVLEKSITVIPPQVIKPVDILTLPYPGFPTDLQAQFTVLMSLADGSCFIEDTIFPDRFMHVAELNRLQANIRMERNIARVEGVPKLFGAEVMATDLRASAALVLAGMVAEGTTTVSRIYHIDRGYDRIEEKLNSIGAKITREDA is encoded by the coding sequence ATGGACAGATTCATCATTGAAGGAAACCGCAATCTCAGCGGCACCATCCAGGTCAGCGGCGCCAAAAACGCCATCCTGCCCGCCATGGCAACCTGCCTCTTGGCTCCGGGAAAATCCGTGCTGCGCAATGTTCCCAACCTCATCGACCTCAAATCCATGGCCCATCTTCTCCGGGTTTTGGGTGCCCGCGTGGTGTACGGCGATGGCATGATGTCCATCGATTCGCGGGATATCGTCTTCAACGAAGCGCCCTATGAATTGGTGAGCAAAATGCGCGCCTCCATCTACGTTCTGGGTCCGCTCTTGGCGCGGCTTGGCGAGGCCAGGGTCTCTTTTCCCGGCGGTTGTGCCATCGGAACCCGCCCTGTGGACCTGCATCTCAGCGCGCTGGAAGCCCTGGGCGCCAAAATTGAGATCGAACACGGCTACATCCACGCCACGGCGGAAAAACTCATCGGCGCGGACATCCATTTTGCAAAATCCAGCGTGGGCGCCACCATCAACACCCTCATGGCAGCGGTTTTGGCAGAGGGTGAAACCCGGCTTTTCAACGCCGCCATGGAACCGGAAGTGGATTCCACCATCGATCTCCTCAATAAAATGGGCGCCAAAATCAGCGGCGCCGGCAGCACCACCCTCATAATCGAAGGCGTGGAGGAGCTTTTCCCGGTGGAAATGCAAATGATTTCCGACCGCATCGAAGCGGGAACTTTCCTCATTGTCGGCGCGATGAGCACCCAGCCCATCACCGTTGAAAACCTCGAACCCAAACATCTGGACATTCTTTTGGACAAGCTCCGCCTGGCAGGCTGCGAGCTGGAAGTTTTGGAAAAATCCATCACCGTCATCCCACCCCAGGTAATCAAACCCGTGGATATCCTCACCCTGCCCTACCCGGGTTTCCCAACCGACCTGCAGGCGCAATTCACTGTGCTGATGTCGCTTGCGGATGGCAGTTGCTTTATCGAAGACACCATTTTTCCGGATCGCTTCATGCACGTGGCGGAACTGAACCGCCTCCAGGCGAATATCCGCATGGAACGCAATATCGCCCGCGTGGAAGGAGTGCCCAAACTCTTTGGCGCGGAAGTGATGGCCACCGACCTGCGTGCCTCTGCCGCTCTGGTTTTGGCTGGCATGGTGGCTGAGGGAACCACCACCGTTTCACGCATTTACC
- the prmC gene encoding peptide chain release factor N(5)-glutamine methyltransferase: protein MTLARLLQNHARPDNDPAALNWLLSGILDCSVPELALLKERELPPQQENDIINALRRLNSDEPPQYILGKTWFWGLELRLDTRVLIPRPETEGLVELALSLSQPGARVLDLGTGSGAIAITLKKMRPDLAVTAIDISSGALQVARENAALNDVQIIFKQSDIFPSDPGIFDLIISNPPYVSQAEHEALPRSLRGFEPSVALLAGADGLGLFRRIFAGLKERLAPAGIALFEHGHTQRESLLALGKAAGLDCLLAKEDLAGKDRYLAFKLSKPVTNKI, encoded by the coding sequence ATGACCCTGGCGCGCCTGTTGCAGAATCACGCGCGTCCGGACAATGATCCCGCCGCGCTGAACTGGCTGCTATCAGGCATTTTAGACTGCTCCGTTCCCGAATTGGCGCTGCTCAAAGAGCGCGAATTGCCACCTCAGCAGGAAAATGATATCATCAACGCCCTGCGGCGCTTAAACTCCGACGAACCGCCCCAATATATTTTGGGAAAAACCTGGTTTTGGGGTTTGGAATTGCGGCTGGACACCCGGGTTTTGATTCCCAGGCCCGAAACCGAAGGCTTGGTGGAGCTGGCATTATCCCTGTCTCAGCCTGGAGCCAGGGTTCTCGATCTCGGCACGGGCAGTGGCGCCATCGCCATCACGCTCAAAAAAATGCGTCCCGATCTGGCGGTCACGGCAATTGACATCAGCTCCGGAGCCTTGCAGGTGGCGCGCGAAAACGCCGCGCTAAACGATGTTCAGATTATTTTCAAGCAAAGCGATATTTTTCCATCCGACCCGGGCATTTTCGATCTCATCATCAGCAATCCGCCCTACGTGAGCCAGGCAGAACACGAGGCGCTGCCCCGCAGCCTGCGGGGTTTTGAACCCTCTGTGGCACTGCTGGCAGGAGCCGATGGCTTGGGCCTCTTTCGCCGCATTTTTGCCGGCTTGAAAGAGCGGCTCGCCCCGGCTGGCATCGCGCTTTTCGAACACGGCCACACCCAGCGGGAAAGCTTGCTTGCCCTGGGAAAAGCCGCGGGATTGGATTGCCTCTTGGCAAAAGAAGACCTCGCCGGCAAAGACCGCTATTTGGCTTTCAAGCTTTCAAAGCCGGTCACCAATAAAATATAA
- the ispG gene encoding flavodoxin-dependent (E)-4-hydroxy-3-methylbut-2-enyl-diphosphate synthase: MQNIKRKQTRQIRLGQVLIGGGAPVSIQSMLSVPTRDVQAALSQIQELEQAGCQIIRFAVTGEEDLRAIKTLKQSASVPLVADIHFDYKLALGAIAAGVDGLRINPGNIGSREKVEAVVKAASQHDISIRIGVNGGSLPQHLLQKYGLSAQAMVEAALEHVRILEDLNFEAIKISVKASSLPLTLESYRALSERVTYPLHLGITEAGTLLSGSVKSAMALGILLSEGIGDTIRVSLTADPVREVQVARQILQNLELRKGLNIVSCPTCGRTRVNLFKLADEVEKALQKYSELPLTIAVMGCAVNGPGEAREADFGIAGGQGEGLIFARGEIIKKVPENRLVAELVKLVEENAQSL, from the coding sequence ATGCAAAATATCAAAAGAAAGCAAACCCGCCAGATTAGGCTGGGACAGGTTTTGATTGGTGGCGGCGCGCCAGTTTCCATCCAAAGCATGCTCAGCGTGCCCACACGCGACGTTCAAGCCGCGCTGAGCCAAATCCAGGAGTTGGAACAGGCCGGCTGCCAAATCATTCGTTTTGCCGTGACCGGCGAGGAAGATTTGCGTGCCATAAAAACCTTGAAACAAAGCGCTTCCGTGCCTTTGGTGGCGGATATTCATTTCGATTACAAGCTGGCTCTGGGCGCCATCGCAGCCGGTGTGGATGGCCTGCGCATAAATCCTGGCAACATCGGCTCCCGCGAAAAAGTGGAGGCAGTGGTGAAAGCCGCTTCCCAACACGATATTTCCATCCGTATTGGTGTGAACGGCGGTTCGCTTCCCCAACATCTTTTGCAAAAATATGGCCTCAGTGCTCAGGCGATGGTGGAAGCCGCTTTGGAGCATGTCCGCATCCTTGAAGACCTGAATTTTGAAGCCATCAAAATTTCCGTGAAAGCCTCCAGTCTGCCGCTCACTCTTGAAAGCTATCGCGCTCTCAGCGAAAGGGTTACCTACCCCCTGCATCTGGGCATCACCGAAGCCGGCACTCTGCTTTCAGGCAGCGTAAAATCTGCCATGGCGCTGGGAATTTTGCTTTCCGAGGGAATTGGAGACACCATCCGTGTTTCCCTGACTGCGGACCCTGTGCGTGAAGTGCAGGTGGCTCGTCAAATCCTGCAAAATCTGGAGCTTCGCAAAGGGCTGAACATCGTTTCCTGCCCCACCTGCGGGCGCACCCGCGTGAATCTTTTCAAGCTGGCGGACGAGGTGGAAAAAGCCCTGCAAAAATACTCGGAACTGCCACTTACCATTGCCGTTATGGGCTGCGCAGTTAACGGTCCCGGCGAAGCTCGGGAAGCGGATTTTGGCATTGCGGGCGGCCAGGGTGAAGGCCTGATTTTCGCGCGGGGTGAAATCATCAAAAAAGTGCCCGAAAACCGCTTGGTGGCTGAACTGGTCAAACTTGTTGAAGAAAATGCCCAAAGCCTCTAA